Proteins encoded in a region of the Lepisosteus oculatus isolate fLepOcu1 chromosome 23, fLepOcu1.hap2, whole genome shotgun sequence genome:
- the LOC102685367 gene encoding uncharacterized protein → MMRGEICPLLCLGVFLHYAYADVFYAVINSRNLDLPCGVDTDTPDIQWKYRTPGSQEYTLILSTNTRSGATRKGQGTHLQSRTRINGRGLRISSVQKGDSGFYRCDQGGRQTEHQLLLVVVSADPPSPLLQSSNVILHCQVEGGSSPRRKWLWPNGTDAQSWGEGDMEMKGVSHTHHGAWKCQIEDNAFEATLNIYVLGIKPLTQPVLRIKEGDTVVLPCQLSASVSNMLSHLSFIRGGWKIESSQHPLLSLRSTGETGLCWNETKLKGIQNISQEKLYTDLSISLNEVKPEQSGIYCCFLSFKEGTINSTVTLQVEGAPGGMEHSSHSASSLTRKPDIQSTNLKLRCTIEGETSDRLTSLLVNGTQTQRPQEGNRERSSSYQGKLECPIGDADIATIDIVELVQPSSVSILGMTMELWVLVVITVGSILLIILTILTVALIVKNRRLQNKQESHRQSTSDNEYIYSNMNSTFGRRRENAHSQKRPVY, encoded by the exons ATGATGAGAGGAGAGATCTGCCCACTACTTTGTCTTG GAGTGTTTCTACACTATGCATATGCCGATGTGTTCTATGCTGTAATAAACAGCCGCAATCTGGACCTCCCCTGTGGCGTGGACACGGACACACCTGACATCCAATGGAAATACAGAACACCAGGAAGCCAGGAATACACTCTGATACTCTCCACTAACACAAGAAGTGGTGCAACTCGCAAAG GGCAAGGTACACATCTGCAAAGCAGAACCAGGATAAATGGCCGCGGTCTCCGGATCTCCTCGGTCCAGAAGGGAGACTCTGGGTTTTATCGGTGTGACCAGGGTGGGAGACAGACAGAGCACCAGCTCTTACTTGTAGTAG tgtCCGCCGACCCCCCAAGCCCACTCCTGCAGTCTTCCAATGTGATCCTGCATTGTCAGGTTGAGGGCGGATCCTCGCCCAGACGGAAGTGGCTGTGGCCCAATGGGACAGATGCTCAGAGCTGGGGGGAGGGGGATATGGAAATGAAAGGTGTAAGCCACACCCACCACGGAGCATGGAAGTGTCAGATTGAAGACAATGCCTTTGAGGCAACACTGAATATATATGtcttag GTATTAAGCCCCTGACCCAGCCAGTCCTGAGAATTAAGGAGGGAGACACTGTCGTACTGCCCTGTCAACTTTCGGCCTCTGTCTCCAACATGTTAAGTCATCTGTCCTTCATCAGAGGAGGGTGGAAGATTGAGTCCTCACAGCATCCCCTCCTGTCTCTGCGTAGTACAGGTGAAACAGGGCTGTGTTGGAATGAGACAAAGCTGAAGGGAATCCAGAACATTTCTCAGGAAAAGTTGTACACTGACCTTTCAATTTCTCTGAATGAG GTGAAACCAGAGCAGTCAGGTATTTACTGCTGTTTTCTGAGTTTCAAGGAGGGGACGATCAACTCCACTGTCACGTTGCAGGTGGAAGGAGCTCCTGGAGGCATGGAGCACAGCAGTCATTCAG CCTCCTCTCTTACCCGAAAGCCAGACATTCAATCCACAAATTTGAAGCTGCGTTGCACAATTGAAGGCGAGACCTCAGATAGGCTGACATCACTGCTGGTCAATGGGACTCAGACTCAGAGGCCACAGGAAGGGAACAGAGAGAGAAGTTCTTCATACCAAGGAAAGCTGGAATGTCCAATTGGAGATGCTGACATAGCAACTATTGATATAGTTGAGTTAG TCCAGCCAAGTTCTGTCTCAATCCTCGGGATGACAATGGAGCTGTGGGTTCTAGTGGTGATCACTGTGGGGTCCATCCTCTTGATCATCCTCACCATCCTCACTGTGGCTCTGATAGTGAAGAACAGGAGGCTGCAG aaTAAACAAGAGTCCCACAGACAGTCCACATCAGACAACGAATATATCTA caGCAACATGAACAGCACCTTTGGAAGGCGGAGAGAGAATGCCCACTCCCAGAAGCGCCCGGTTTACTGA